The following DNA comes from Oncorhynchus mykiss isolate Arlee chromosome 16, USDA_OmykA_1.1, whole genome shotgun sequence.
AGGCCTCCCTTGTGAGCTCACACGATTGGCTGAACAAAAGACCACCACATTCCCGCATGTTCAAAGGATTTGATTAGCATGGCGCAGGGCCTATGTTCACTCTATATGGAGGCATAATTCCAAAAGAAGGCATGATGAAGAGAAACGACAATAGCTGCCTGTGTAATCATTCCTTCAAGATGTGGTCTCTCTTTCTTAGAGACACCCTCATTGCCCTTAGGCTGACGCTACACATATTTATCACACACAATGAGCGAGATCACTGACAGCACTCTGCAGTCTAAAAACACAATGGCATCACTGATGGAGCCCGCGTTCTCATTTAGTTGATTCGGAGCATAATCAAGCATTACAGGCCAAACGTTTTGCCATTCAAAAAACATATTTGGAATTCTGATAGCATTATACGAATCTTCCTTTTCAATACAAAATAAATGATGGTTCTTCAATTAGTGTTCGTCGCGGTTTCACAATGGATTTTCTTTTACAAAGgcttgaaatattttggcaaaggtTACAGATTTATGAGGCAAGGTCACTAATTTACACCTCttttaaatgtattataaaaACAACCATTAGGCAATCACATATGTTGTGCATATCTATTCACTTATGGACGTTACCAGTAAAACACCTCTTCAATTCTTTAAACAACACAAATCAAAATCAATTGAAAAAATGTTTGACTTACTAGTGTTTTAAAGAAGTTCATAACTGGATTATCTTCTGTTTGACTCTCACCCTCTTGGTTTTCCTCGAGGTGACTGCTTTCCTCGCCAATTCCGGGGCCTTTGACCTCCTCTGCCTCTGGACTAGGTTTGGGAGGCTTCACTGAAGTCTCTGTGTCCTCCTTTACCTCATCAAGTGGCTCCTATAGACAACCACAAATAATTATCCCTCAGAAATGTGAATGTGTTGGAGCACTGGAGCTGATGTGCAAGCAATGAGTCTGTTCGATGCAGCATTGAGATCGGAGCACAATTCCAACCATGCCTCTGCCTACTTGGGGCACGATCAACAATCACCCTTTTATTATAgcctgtcacccccccccccccccccccacacacacacactcattgatATTCAGCAATGTTGGagacttctgtctctctcttttctctgagAAATGACAGCAAACTCAAATATCTTGTTTTGTGGTATTCTAAGAAAACCCTCCATTCTTATCCAACAATATATACATTTCATTGAATATTTCTTACAGTAATATGACTTAGTTTAAATGAAACAATGCTCCTTCATCATCTGGGCTTCACTCCAGTCATTGAACAAGACTATCTACTCAACAGGAACATGAGTTGACTCTATCTAATATGTCAACACATCCCACCCTCTTAACATAAACTCCCAAGACAGATCTATACATTAGGAAAATATTCAATGAGAATAATTGAGTGGAATTTGAATGTAAAGTTTCACGTGCACTAGCACAGTGAAATGCCTTACTTGCTTGCTCTTTCCCGACAATGCGGTAGTACTAtaaaaaagaaatacaaaaagTCAAGTAGAACAAAAAAACACATGAGAAATAATAGAAATAACAACACAAGAAAGTGAGTAAGCTATATATAGGGTCAGTTCCTGGGTCAGTGCCAATACCAtttttacaatgtgcagggatactggagtggtacgGTTAGATTTGTATAGGATTAAGGTGACTACGCATCAGGATTTAGGCTAAACAGTGTAGCAGCAGCGCATATGATGAtggcatgtgagtgtgtgtgtgtagtcagtgcttgttgtgtgtgtgtgtgtgtgtgtgtgtgtgtgtgcgtgtgtgtgtagagttTGCATAGAGACTAGAGaatagagaaaaaaaatcaataaaatagaagggtcaatgcagatagtccatgTAGCCATTTGTTtttagctatttatcagtcttatggcttggggatagaagctgttcaggagactTTTGGTGTcgtgccgtgcggaagcagagagaatgtTTATGTACATCGGGCAGATACACAGCAAACTCTTAACACTGGTCCAGTTTATATATGGGTCTACACTTgtcagtgttaaattaacacaatGTTTAGTGTAAAGCCTGACTTGCATATTTCCCAGAGTTGCTTTTCAAGTGAATTATAGAGCTACCACACATGACTGTATTTTTTAGTGACAGGCATGGTTGTTGTAATAATCcattttcagtcctgtggccttcaccaagtgagatcctGATTGAATATGTTAGCATTAAAATGTCATTCTTTAACACGATACAACAAGTATTTAATAAGGCCTTATTTTGACCCTAGTACAGTGGCCTTGATCTCGAGGTTTTCAGGCCTGCAATTCACATTAtgatggcttgcaaagtgattTGTAATTCCTATTGCACTCCAGCAAGAGTGgagatatatttttattttacatgtatgttttagtcatttagcagacgctcttatccagagcgatttacaggtgcaattaggattaagtgccttgctcaaggacacatcgactgatttttcaccttgtcggctcgggattCATGTATGGGGTTCATGTACagggaaaaatgtatgttatttaaaTTTGAGTAGAATAAGATATGATAGATAACAAATCAAcatgcaatagagcatgctgggaaatatgataatgatgggcatGGTTTTTGCTGAatactggttattaacaccaacactggggttaATTTACACCATTGAGTGTTAATTTAAAACTTACAGAGTTAATTTAATAACACCTGAATGAACACTataaatgttacactgaaaaatcaacaccaggtaacactgaaCAATTTACTGTGTACAAGTAAAACATTAACACGATTAATTGAAAAATAAACCAGACTTTGAATGAGACTTTTAAACATTTTAATTGCAAAGATCATAGGTAAGATAAAATATACTGAacacaacaaaaatataaagcccaacatgcaacaatttcaaagattttactgttacagttcatataaggaaatcagtcaattgaaataaatgaactaggccctaatctatggatttcatgactaggaatacagatatgcatctgttggtcacagatacctttaaaaaaaggtatgCGTATGGATtggaaaccagtcagtatctggtgtgggcATCATTTGCCtcacacatctcctttgcatggAGTTTATCTGGCTattgattgtggtctgtggaatgttgttgaTCCAGATCATCCCAAGCATGCTCAATGGgttacatgtctggtgagtatgcaggccatagaagaactggAAGATTTGCagatttcaggaattgtgtacagctccttgcgcattatcatgctggaacatgaggtgatggtggcagatgaatggcacgacaatggcccCCAGGATTTCatcactgtgtctctgtgcatAGAAATTTCCATCAAtgaaatacaattgtgttcgttgtccgtagtttatgcctgctcataccataaccccacagccACCATGGGACATTCTGTTCAAAACGTTGACAAgagcaaaccactcacccacatgatgccatacacCCTGTCTGACATTTGccctgtacagttgaaaccaggattcatcggtgaagagcacacttctccagcgtgccagtggccatcgaaggtgagcattttcccactgaagtcggttacaacgccgaactgcagtcaggtcaagaccctgaggAGGACGACGAGACCCGGGGGAGAACGacaagcacacagatgagcttccccgaGACGGTTTCTGTGCAGACAGTTTGTGCAGCAATACTTTTGTTGTGCAAACCcaccagtttcatcagctgtggctgatctcagatgatcctgcaggtgaagaagccagatgtggaggtcctgggctggcatggttacttacacatggtctgcggttgagaggccggttggatgtactgtcaaattctcaaAAACAACGTTGGAGAATGCTTACGgtggagaaatgaacattcaattctctggcaacagctctggtggacattcctgcagtcagaatgacaATTGctcgctccctcaaaacatgagacatctgtggaattgtgttgtgtgacaaatctgcacattttagagtggcctttaattgtccccagcacaacatgcatctgtgtaatgatcatgctgtttaatcagcttcttgatatgccacacctgtctggtggatggattatcttggcaaaggagaaatgctcacttacagggatgtaaacaaaacaTACCATAGCCCCAATGccgccatggggcactctgttcacaatgttgacatcagcaaaccactcgcccacacaatgccgTACAGGTGGTCTGCGGTTGcgagtactgccaaattctctaaacaaatttgtgcacaaaatctgagagaaataagctttttgggcgtttggaacatttctgggatcttttttttcagctcatgaaacatgggaccaacactttacatgttgagtttatattttttgttcagtataataaatCATACAATCATATAACCATGTCAGATTAGTAAAACAATTATAATACTAGTACTGCAATCAGTCTCCTTTTGCAGGCATTCACAGTGTCAAATAATTTATTCACGGAATCTAGATTCTTTGAAGAGGATCCTGCTCCTCAGCTGTAAATTACTCCATATCCAATGCTGTTTCAGCGGAAGTCTCATCCTCGCATTTCAAATCCCCTCTCTGCCTCAGACTGAGCTGAATTGTAATGTTAATAGTGCCGCAGCCCTCTGCAGACATCTCAATACAGACACGGACAGGGCTATATACTGATTCTTTAATGATTTTCATACATGCGGATTGCAGCTGGCCGAGCAACCTCGATGATGAGTCGCTTGTTTCTTTCCGTTCATCGTTCTTCTTGTTTTTCTCAGTCGTCTCTTTAGCACTGGGGCTAGATTCAAGTTCTTCTGACTCTATAGCAGCTACATCTTCAGGAACATCTGCAATTTCTTCCAGCTCTTCTAGTTCTTCAGCGGTTGCTGAGTACATAGCAGCTTCATTTTCAAGAACATCTGTGATTTCTTCCAGCTCTTCTAGTTCTGCAGCGATTGCTGAGTCTACAGCAGCTTCATTTTCAAGAGCATCTGCGATTTCTTCCAGCTCTTCTAGTTCTTCAGCGATTGCTGAGTCTACAGCAGCTTCATTTTCAAGAGCATCTGCAATTTCTTCCAGCTCTTCTAGTTCTTCAGTGATTGCTGAGTATATAGCAGCTTCATTTTCAAGAACATATGCAATTTCTCCCAGCTCTTCTTTGGGTACGGGGCTCTTCTCCACAGTTGTATCCTCTGTGGGTTCTTCACCAAAGACCGGTTCTGTTGTTTCCTCTTCAGGTGGGCTGACACTTTCCTCTGTAGGCTGCTCTTCAGAGCTTTCAGTGGTGATTTGAATGCTGTCTGCTGTAAGAAAATCCAGCAGTGATGAAAGTTCAGACTCTGCCTCCGGAAATGAGAATCTGACTTCCAGTTGTTTTGGAAACAAATGTGCAGCCATCAAGACTTCGCTTGCCTCCTTTGAATCAACAAGAATTTTTGTTAGATTTGTAATGTGTTTTGTTAAACACTGGAAAGTGAAGAATGACGTGTTGATGTTCTCACAACAGATGCAATATTATTGTAAGTTAATGTTACCAATTCAAAGTACAACTCACTTTACAGTGGCTATATCCATAGTTAGCTACATTGGAATAACCAAAATCATTTAGATGTAGATATATGAACATCTCAAGTTAGGAGTTGATGATCATTAATCAATGATCACTACACTGAGTAAAGTTGAAATGGAACTTATTCTAACCCAATTTGAAGGCTACTGATTAGATACTTACATCGTGGATCCCATCGGTCACCGTTACAGAGACTTCCGGGGAACTCTTACTCTCCTCCACAGTTTTCTCCTTTATGGGCTCCTCCTTTTCAGGGGCTGGATCAGGGTTGGGTTGAGGTGTAGCTTTCTTCTTGAAGAGGTTGTCAAATACGTTCACTCTTTCTTTTGAACTCTCCTTGGGCTCCTTCTTTTGGTGGTTTGGTTCCGGTTCTGGTATGGTTTTCGGCTTAGCAGTCTCTGCTTCCGCTTCTGGAACATTCTCAATGACAGGCTCCTGTTCCACCACCACAGGCGCACAACCACTGCCGTTAGCCTCCACTATACCTGGCTCTTTAGCGGGAGGCCGTGAGGAAGGCTGACTGTTCTGCTCCACAGCTGCTTCACTTGTATCTGCAAGACATAGGTTACTTGGTGTGACAGGAAATATAAAGTTATTTGCTATGATTCATCGTTTGTACACAAGCATCAGGTTGGTCATAGCTGGCTATGATCGATCTATCGGATGTCTGGCAACATATAATTTTGAAGAAAATGGGAGTATGTGTGGTAAATAGCATGCAACTTCACCAAATGTGTTTTCTATTGATACTACCCTTATGACTGATCAATGCAGTGCTAAGGTCATTACACTAAATGCAATGCAAGCAAAACCTTCCCTTGCTCTGTATGTAAAACTAATGTGCTACTAGAGACATATAGACTAGTCGTGTGAAACAAACACAACCTGTTCTAGAAACAGTGGCTTTAGTATCTCACTTGCTGatatcaaataatatttttgggggtgcttatatttgtcctgtcaCACACAGGTGTGTAATGGACGTATGTTGCTtcatatcccaactccctctgagcaattaggtttaagtgccttgctcaagggcacagcgacagattttttaccttgtcagctccgatATTCGAACTAGCacctttgggttactggcccaacgctctacccTCAAGGTTACCTGCCTCCCCTTGACGACCAATATCAATATTATCGCATTTGGAGAAAATACATATGGACTTGGCCTGAAAATCCTTGTACCTGACTGTTGATCCAGTGAGACAATATACACATAGATAGATCAAACATCTGTTCATCCTCTATGTTCAAGGCTACGCCTAGAGTTAACATTGAACACCACCCAGTAGCACTGACAGACTGCTGTATTTACAGAGAATTAAGAGAGACTTGTAAATTGATCCAGACTAATCCAACAATTCAAGATTGATTACAAGTGACATACTGTCACTGTCATATCATCCCATTGGAGCTGTAAATTAATAACTAGCATTATAGACCGAGGTGTTGCAACCAGTTGGGCCCAAAGTTTAGGTTATTGATCATGGGGTAACAATCAGGTGACAACAGGATAAATGGCTACCAAACCACTCAAAGCCATTTATTACTGGATGTAACAATGGCCTTGTGTACTGGGCACTTACCACTATTCTCCAGGCCATCGTACAAGATGCTAACAGCATGGTTATTCACTTCTCCTTCCGGGTGCTTGTCCAGAGCCTGCTCGGACTATAAGAAGAAGGATTGTTGATATCAGTTTCTCTTGCCATCATTGTTTTCATTATTTTCAGCACATCACTTTCATCATTACTCAATTTTGTACAGACCATCAATTATATAGTTTAAGATGTATGTGTACTTGTAATATCCCTACTAAATGACTGTCTGTATCTTTAAACTGCTAACATTAGACAGTAAACACTTCCAGGGGTGGACTGGGACCAGAAACCTgccattgttaaaacactgttccATTTCTTCCCCTTGAGGTCCCAACACcaacccactttttcctccaaaccccCACACTGGCCCATTATTAGCCAGATCATCATCATTTTGCTCAAATTAAACTTAAGTTAGACAGGCCCACTAGGCAAAAAATGGACCAGCTCATCTGGTATTTGCCCAAAATGCCAGATGCCTATCCTAGCCTTCTTGCCCCTGTATTCCAACATTCAAAGTAAGACAAGCATGCTGTAAAGTTAGGCTTTTCTCATCAATACCTTGTCTTTGGTATGTCCTTTGTTTTTGGAATGCTCATTGCCCATCTTGATCACAGACGAAACCCTTCAGAAGAAACTGTTTGTCAGTGTTTGTGCATTTGTTACTAAGGTTAATGCTGTGATGAGATACTCCATGCTTGCATCAAAATACTATACAGTAGCTTCCAAATAGCTTCCAACAACAGCGTGAGATGAATTCAAATGTTATGATGTATACCAATAAAATAGGCTACTCATCTTGAATAAATGAATAACATTTGAAGCAAAGCTAATAGAGACAACATAAGAAGAATAGCACACTGTATGTTCACATTAAATGGCCATAGAGAAGCAACAATGAACCAATGACAATCGAAACAAAGCTAAAAGTATTTGAGCCTGTCTTACCTTATGCCAACTCCTTTGGTGAGTTTACTACAGTCTCTCTGTAGTATTCCAGCTACTGCTGGGAGCAAATTGGAGATTGACTTACTGCTTTGCAAACTGCTAAACTAAGTATATATAGATAAGAGTTTAGCCCTGTTCTTAAAGGGGTGGGGCTATCTCTTACTAATAAAAAAAGGGATCTATTTGAATGCCAAACACACAACTACAGCAATAACACTCTGTCAGAGCATCTCTGATGCTCATGAATTCTGTCTGGAAATGTTCAAATGAGAACATGATGATAAGCTTTGCTTTATCAGACAGATTTTGATGACATTGCTGGAAACCTCAAGGAGCCCATTAGAAACTGCAGAGTGTGGTAAACTCATGACTAATGGGTTAGGATACAACAGGATGTGAACGTAGGATATGTGAAACCATTGGAAGCATTGCTTGTTTGCTTGGCGGGGCAGTAGTCCAAATAACTGACACATGCTAACTACTTACTTTCACATTAAGCTGTTATACAGCTTAAACATAGCTTTCTTTGACAGTGTTTTATTTAGGTTACTGGATTCAGTTGCTTCATATGACAGAAAGAATAGTTCATGACCAAAATGATCATGAACAAAACAAGTTTAAAATAAACCGACAATTAAATGACAGCATACCACCAAAGAAGTCTATGATAATGTAAAGTTGTTTTTCTTATTTTGGCCTGAAAGCTGGATtcattgcttccattcagccataagagcattagtgaggttgggcactgatgttgggtgattaggcctggctcgcagttggcattccaatttatcccaaaggtgttcgatggagttgaggtcagggctctgtgcaggcctgtcAAGCTCTTCCACATTCATCTCGACAAGTCATTTCCggatggatctcgctttgtgcacgggggcattgtcatgctgaaacaggaaagggccttccccaaactgttgccacaaagttggaagcacagaatcgtatagaatgtcattgtatgctgtaatgttaagatttcccttcactagaactaaagggtctagcccgaaccatgaaaaacagccccagacacattatttctcctccaccaaactttatagttggcactatgcattcgggcaggtagcgttctcttggcatccgcTAAACACAGATTCATCCCttcggattgccagatggtgaagtgtgattcatcactccaaagaaagCGCTTCcagtgctccagagtccaatggcggcgagcttgacaccactccagccgaaccTTGGCATAGTGATGTTAGGCttctgtgcggctgctcggccatggaaactaatttcatgaagctcccgacaaagaGATATTGTGCCGACATTGCTTCGAGaagtagtttggaactcggtagtgggtTTTGCacttggtggtcccgttctgtgtcgacattgttgctcctagatgtttccaatccacaataatagcacttacagttgaccggggaagctctagcagggctgaaattttacaaactgacttgttggaaaggtagcatccaaTGACGaagccacattgaaagtcactgagctcttcagtaaggccattcaactgccaatgtttgtctatagagattgcatagctgtgtgctccaattgatacacctgtcagtaacgggtgtggctgaaatacctGAATAcagtaatttgaaggggtgtctacatacttttgtgtcacatctgctcctgctacgCCCTCTGGTGTTCATCCGGGAACTTCTTGACCTGCAGTTACTCCCCCtgtacactctctccctctccctgtgatTGTGTGgctggagacaggtgtgctggagtcagagcagatccctaccagctgcaactcgttccataatcaagacctctacaaatactcaggcCTGCCACTTCCACTCAGTCAGTTCATGATTATTCAAGATCCTGTTACTCTGCTGTGCCTGTTTCCCTGCCTGACACCATTTATCTTCTCATTGCAGTTACCGCTCTGGctcctgttccacatctcaccacacAACTACCTTGCTCTAGGTttactcaccaccaccaccttggaTTCCTCTCAGGACCTGTTCACCCTGTTCTACTCAGCTAACTCCAACCCGGATCTGCACTCCATATCTGTCTGTGTAACAATAAATACTTTGTATCATCTCTTTttcctcatctgagtctgctcttgggttcccctgtgtcGCTCCGCTTaacacttttgtatatatagtgtatataatgaACCTAACAGGGGAGCACTGTTAATCAAGACAGACAAAGGGCTGCATAACCTAATCAATGTGGATCATCGTCCATGGACTTGCCACCATAAGGCAATTGTTTCGCGTTCATAGATCAATTGGAAGTTGATAACAGGCAATCAAAACAGAGGTGCTGCTCCAGAAAATAGCAATTGATCCAGACTGAGGAGTGAAATCAAAACATTTTAGACAAAACCAATATCAGCATCAATTAAGTTTGTGTTTTAGTGGCCCAATCAAGTGGGAAAAATATATGATCAGTGATACTCATTATCAATGCCAAGCTGACTAGATACAGCTGTAGGCTATAGTTCAAAATGACTAACTAATGACAAACTAATCCTTTTCTGTCTGTCCCGGAGTGTGAATTAAGCTGAAGGGTCCCAAACCAAACTAAAAATAATGAATATTCTCCTCAGAAGCTGATGGTACAATTTTGAGGGACTCATAGCCTGTGAGCTACTTTCTTTCAGCTGTGAGTGAGTGGCCGGAACAATACACAGACTGTCCCTCATTGAATTCCATGGAGACATGCCAAATCACTCCTGCTACTGTAGCCGAAGCATGCAGGCAGGGCCATTCTTTGCAAACATAACCTCAAGAATGGACTTTGTGATTATTTACACAATAGTTATGGTCTGAAATTGTTTTATTACCCTATGTATAGTGTTTTAGCCCTTTTATGCTTGTTCATTTTGTGCAaaaacactaccgttcaaacgtttggggtcacttagaaatgtccttgttttttgaaagaaaagcaacattttttgtccattaaaataacatcaaattgatcagaaatacagtgtagacattgttaatgttgtaaatgactattgtagctggtaacggctgatttttaatggaatatccacataggcgtacaaaggcccattatcagcatttgtgggttcgattaacggctcaaaatggccagaaacaaataacttttttctgaaactcgtcagtctattcttgttctgaaaaaaatgaaggctattccatgcgagaaattgccaagaaactgaagatctcgtacaatgctgtggactactcccttcacagaacagcgcaaactgtaaccagaatagaaagaggagtgggaggccccagagcacaactgagcaagaggacaagtacattagagtcaggcttgagaaacagaagcctcaactggtagcttcgttaaatagtacccgcaaaacaccagcctcaacgtcaacagtaaagagccgactcctggatgctggccttctaggcagagttcctctgtccagtgtctgtgttcttttgcccatct
Coding sequences within:
- the LOC110492062 gene encoding probable serine/threonine-protein kinase kinX isoform X5 — encoded protein: MGNEHSKNKGHTKDKSEQALDKHPEGEVNNHAVSILYDGLENSDTSEAAVEQNSQPSSRPPAKEPGIVEANGSGCAPVVVEQEPVIENVPEAEAETAKPKTIPEPEPNHQKKEPKESSKERVNVFDNLFKKKATPQPNPDPAPEKEEPIKEKTVEESKSSPEVSVTVTDGIHDEASEVLMAAHLFPKQLEVRFSFPEAESELSSLLDFLTADSIQITTESSEEQPTEESVSPPEEETTEPVFGEEPTEDTTVEKSPVPKEELGEIAYVLENEAAIYSAITEELEELEEIADALENEAAVDSAIAEELEELEEIADALENEAAVDSAIAAELEELEEITDVLENEAAMYSATAEELEELEEIADVPEDVAAIESEELESSPSAKETTEKNKKNDERKETSDSSSRLLGQLQSACMKIIKESVYSPVRVCIEMSAEGCGTINITIQLSLRQRGDLKCEDETSAETALDME